In Chitinophaga nivalis, a single genomic region encodes these proteins:
- the groL gene encoding chaperonin GroEL (60 kDa chaperone family; promotes refolding of misfolded polypeptides especially under stressful conditions; forms two stacked rings of heptamers to form a barrel-shaped 14mer; ends can be capped by GroES; misfolded proteins enter the barrel where they are refolded when GroES binds), with protein MAKQIFFDIDARNKMKKGVDTLADAVKVTLGPKGRNVVIEKKFGAPGVTKDGVTVAKEIELEDAVENMGAQMVKEVASKTADLAGDGTTTATVLAQAIIGEGLKNVAAGANPMDLKRGIDKAVKAIVENLKKQSEKVGNDNKKIEQVASISANNDAEIGKLIAEAMKKVTKDGVITVEEAKGTDTTVEVVEGMQFDRGYLSPYFITNSEKMQAELQNPYILVYDKKISTMKDILHILEKVAQQGAPLVIISEDLEGEALATLVVNKLRGTLKVAAVKAPGFGDRRKDMLQDIATLTGGIVISEEQGYKLENADLTYLGRAESITIDKDNTTIVGGKGQKKDITARIGQIKAQIEVTTSDYDREKLQERLAKLSGGVAVLYVGAATEVEMKEKKDRVDDALHATRAAVEEGIVPGGGVAYIRAIEALEKLKGENEDEQTGIAIVKRAVEEPLRQITANAGIEGSIVVQKVKEGKGDFGFNARTEVYEKMLAAGVIDPTKVSRIALENAASIAGMLLTTECVIADKPEPKSAAPAMPGGHGMGMDY; from the coding sequence ATGGCAAAACAAATATTCTTCGATATAGACGCCCGCAACAAAATGAAGAAAGGCGTTGACACCCTGGCTGATGCTGTTAAAGTAACCCTGGGACCTAAAGGCCGTAACGTTGTTATTGAGAAAAAATTCGGTGCGCCTGGTGTAACCAAAGATGGTGTTACCGTAGCAAAAGAAATCGAACTGGAAGATGCCGTGGAAAACATGGGCGCTCAGATGGTGAAAGAAGTAGCTTCCAAAACAGCTGACCTGGCTGGTGATGGTACTACCACTGCTACCGTTCTGGCTCAGGCGATCATCGGTGAAGGCCTGAAAAACGTAGCTGCCGGCGCTAACCCAATGGATCTGAAACGTGGTATCGACAAAGCGGTGAAAGCAATCGTTGAAAACCTGAAAAAACAGTCTGAAAAAGTTGGTAACGACAACAAAAAAATCGAACAGGTAGCTTCTATCTCTGCTAACAACGACGCTGAAATTGGTAAACTGATCGCAGAAGCGATGAAAAAAGTAACCAAAGATGGCGTTATCACTGTTGAAGAAGCGAAAGGTACCGATACTACTGTAGAAGTAGTAGAAGGTATGCAGTTCGATCGTGGTTACTTATCTCCATACTTCATCACCAACAGCGAAAAAATGCAGGCTGAACTGCAGAATCCTTATATCCTGGTGTACGATAAAAAAATCAGCACCATGAAGGATATCCTGCACATCCTGGAAAAAGTAGCTCAACAAGGCGCTCCGCTGGTAATCATCTCCGAAGATCTGGAAGGTGAAGCACTGGCTACCCTGGTGGTAAACAAACTGCGTGGTACCCTGAAAGTTGCTGCTGTTAAAGCTCCAGGCTTCGGCGACAGAAGAAAGGATATGCTGCAGGACATCGCTACCCTCACAGGTGGTATCGTAATCAGCGAAGAACAAGGTTACAAACTGGAAAATGCTGACCTGACTTACCTCGGTAGAGCAGAGTCTATCACTATCGATAAAGACAACACGACTATCGTTGGTGGTAAAGGCCAGAAAAAAGATATCACTGCCCGTATCGGTCAGATTAAAGCACAGATCGAAGTAACTACTTCTGACTACGATCGCGAAAAATTACAGGAACGCCTGGCTAAATTAAGCGGTGGTGTGGCTGTACTGTACGTAGGTGCTGCTACTGAAGTAGAAATGAAAGAGAAAAAAGACCGCGTTGATGACGCTTTACACGCTACCCGCGCTGCCGTTGAAGAAGGTATCGTTCCAGGTGGTGGTGTTGCTTACATCCGTGCGATCGAAGCGCTGGAAAAATTAAAAGGTGAAAACGAAGACGAACAAACCGGTATCGCTATCGTTAAACGTGCGGTAGAAGAGCCACTGCGTCAGATCACTGCTAACGCTGGTATCGAAGGTTCTATCGTTGTTCAGAAAGTAAAAGAAGGTAAAGGCGATTTCGGTTTCAACGCCCGTACTGAAGTGTATGAAAAAATGCTGGCTGCGGGTGTTATCGACCCAACTAAAGTAAGCCGCATTGCACTGGAAAATGCTGCTTCTATTGCCGGTATGCTCCTGACTACTGAATGTGTAATTGCTGATAAACCAGAACCTAAATCCGCTGCTCCTGCTATGCCAGGTGGTCACGGTATGGGTATGGATTATTAA
- a CDS encoding FKBP-type peptidyl-prolyl cis-trans isomerase: protein MNRALRILMTGLLVLLAACTKKSSIPAIQGRDASIYDDEIITYLRANNLSAEKDPSGLYYKVLEYGDSTNYARATSVPSLIYNTQLLSGEVIGSSFDATDFDGRQLMNHIPGWQIGLQKITKGGRIKLYIPPHLAFGPVGIDNLIPPNAVLLCELELVDLK, encoded by the coding sequence ATGAATAGAGCTTTACGGATTTTAATGACGGGCCTGTTGGTGTTGCTGGCTGCCTGCACCAAAAAAAGCAGTATTCCCGCTATACAGGGACGGGATGCTTCCATATATGATGATGAGATTATCACTTACCTGAGGGCCAATAACCTCAGCGCAGAAAAAGACCCCTCCGGGCTTTATTATAAAGTATTGGAATACGGCGACAGTACTAATTATGCAAGAGCTACTTCTGTACCGTCGCTGATTTATAATACCCAGCTGCTGTCTGGTGAAGTAATCGGCAGCTCTTTTGATGCCACGGATTTTGATGGCCGGCAGCTGATGAATCATATTCCCGGCTGGCAAATAGGCTTACAGAAGATAACCAAAGGCGGGAGAATTAAGCTGTATATACCGCCCCACCTGGCTTTCGGACCGGTAGGTATCGATAACCTGATCCCGCCGAATGCCGTCCTGCTTTGTGAGCTGGAACTGGTGGATCTTAAATAA
- a CDS encoding FKBP-type peptidyl-prolyl cis-trans isomerase yields MRKVFLLGCLLALVFVACNKKDNPEPPYDPYPQYQQDSTNIQAYLKANNITALQDSFGIFYKIVKRGEIKDTVRRTSNVTVGYKGYLLNKTQFDGKDTASFELPRLIPAWQIALPRIGKGGEIHIYVPSFYGYGTRATGSIPANSPLVFEIKLHDFTPAK; encoded by the coding sequence ATGAGGAAAGTTTTTTTATTGGGCTGCCTGTTAGCCCTGGTATTTGTAGCATGTAATAAAAAAGATAATCCGGAACCTCCGTACGACCCGTATCCGCAGTATCAACAGGATTCCACCAACATTCAGGCCTACCTGAAAGCCAACAACATCACGGCATTGCAGGACTCTTTCGGCATCTTCTACAAAATTGTGAAGAGAGGAGAGATAAAAGATACCGTAAGACGTACCAGTAACGTCACAGTAGGGTATAAAGGCTATCTGCTGAATAAAACCCAGTTTGATGGAAAAGATACCGCCAGCTTTGAATTACCGCGCCTGATTCCTGCCTGGCAGATCGCTTTACCCAGAATCGGTAAAGGTGGAGAAATACACATCTATGTACCGTCTTTTTATGGTTATGGCACCAGGGCAACCGGTAGCATTCCTGCAAACTCACCGCTGGTGTTTGAAATCAAACTCCATGATTTTACCCCTGCGAAATAA
- a CDS encoding L-serine ammonia-lyase translates to MAHECISVFDIFKIGVGPSSSHTLGPWRAALSFLRKIEDAGRLADIAGLQVLLYGSLAKTGHGHGTDIAVQLGLCGDDPVTFDVNQINPKIDGIRRNRKMVVAGKYEIDFDPVEDIDFLFEESLPFHPNALTFLVTFTDGEQIAATYYSIGGGFVVQEGEANGGTTQVDLPFPIDTARQLLQWCIKTGYSISELVMENEMAWRPEAATREGLLKIWQVMQECTFRGCHAGGELPGGLRVARRAAALNKKLLKGRTYTDYNSWIEAIRAGGAHFTYTLDWVSCFALAVNEENASFGRVVTAPTNGAAGVIPAVLQYFIAFCDGLHDDKILQFLLTASEIGSIFKKRSTISAAMGGCQAEIGVSSAMAAAALTECLGGSQRQVLMAAEIAMEHHLGLTCDPIGGLVQIPCIERNTMGAIKAITASQLALQSNPELAKVSLDAVVKTMWETALDMNSKYKETSDGGLAVNIPISLPEC, encoded by the coding sequence GTGGCACACGAATGTATTTCAGTATTCGATATTTTTAAGATAGGCGTTGGTCCTTCCAGTTCTCATACCTTAGGCCCCTGGCGCGCGGCTTTGAGCTTTCTCCGTAAAATAGAGGACGCAGGCCGTTTAGCCGATATTGCCGGTTTACAGGTATTGTTGTATGGCTCACTGGCAAAAACAGGCCATGGTCACGGAACTGATATTGCAGTGCAGCTTGGCCTTTGTGGCGATGATCCCGTTACCTTTGACGTCAACCAGATTAACCCGAAAATAGATGGCATCCGCCGCAACCGTAAAATGGTGGTAGCGGGGAAATACGAAATCGATTTTGATCCGGTAGAAGATATAGACTTCCTGTTCGAAGAATCACTCCCTTTCCACCCGAATGCCTTAACCTTTCTCGTCACATTTACCGACGGAGAACAGATCGCAGCTACCTATTATTCCATAGGCGGTGGTTTTGTGGTGCAGGAAGGAGAAGCCAACGGTGGCACTACCCAGGTAGACCTGCCATTTCCGATTGATACCGCCCGTCAGTTACTGCAGTGGTGTATCAAAACCGGCTACAGCATCTCTGAACTGGTCATGGAAAATGAAATGGCCTGGCGTCCGGAAGCAGCTACCAGAGAAGGGTTACTGAAAATCTGGCAGGTAATGCAGGAATGTACATTCCGCGGCTGTCATGCCGGTGGCGAATTGCCCGGTGGACTGAGAGTAGCCCGGCGCGCGGCTGCATTGAATAAAAAGTTACTGAAAGGCAGAACCTACACGGATTATAACTCCTGGATTGAGGCTATCCGTGCCGGTGGCGCCCATTTTACCTATACACTCGACTGGGTAAGTTGTTTTGCATTGGCGGTAAATGAAGAAAATGCTTCCTTTGGCCGCGTGGTGACAGCACCTACCAACGGAGCTGCCGGTGTAATACCAGCGGTGCTCCAATACTTCATCGCTTTCTGCGATGGGCTGCATGATGATAAGATTTTACAGTTCCTGCTCACCGCTTCTGAAATAGGTAGCATCTTCAAAAAACGATCTACTATTTCTGCTGCCATGGGTGGCTGCCAGGCGGAAATCGGCGTATCTTCCGCAATGGCTGCAGCAGCCCTGACAGAGTGCCTGGGAGGTTCCCAGCGCCAGGTGCTGATGGCAGCGGAAATTGCCATGGAGCACCACCTCGGCCTTACCTGTGATCCTATCGGCGGATTGGTACAGATCCCCTGCATAGAAAGGAATACCATGGGAGCCATCAAGGCCATTACAGCTTCCCAGCTGGCCTTGCAAAGCAACCCGGAACTGGCGAAAGTATCGCTCGACGCCGTGGTGAAAACGATGTGGGAAACCGCACTGGATATGAATTCCAAATACAAGGAAACCTCAGATGGCGGACTGGCAGTGAATATCCCAATCAGTTTGCCGGAATGCTAA